From a region of the Phaseolus vulgaris cultivar G19833 chromosome 6, P. vulgaris v2.0, whole genome shotgun sequence genome:
- the LOC137832453 gene encoding heat stress transcription factor A-4a-like, producing the protein MMEEAQGNSSSLPPFLSKTYDMVDDPSTNSIVSWSVTNKSFVVWNPPEFSKDLLPRFFKHSNFSSFIRQLNTYGFRKIDPELWEFANEGFVRGQPHLLKNIHRRKPVHSHSLQNIQVQGSSPLTKSERQSFKDEIRKLKDEKDQILRELERHEQEWGMYEVQLQYSNDRLEQLEKKQENLVSSVSEVLQKPGIALNLLPLTENGDRKRRLPRSGLFSDDDSIEDHMETSSVLPGVNAEGASIFAPNMERFDILESSIMFWENIAHDVQSHVNMDLDETTSCADSPAISSVQLEVEVQPKSPGINVNSESAVAAVPDLDASKESPVGTVPVATGVNDIFWERFLTENPGSENQEVHSERKDSDGRSNAKFWWNIRNVNNPPEQIGHS; encoded by the exons ATGATGGAGGAAGCTCAGGGCAATTCTAGCTCCTTGCCTCCTTTCCTCAGCAAGACTTATGACATGGTTGATGATCCTTCAACCAATTCCATCGTTTCCTGGAGTGTCACCAATAAGAGTTTCGTTGTTTGGAACCCACCAGAGTTTTCAAAGGATTTGTTACCCAGATTCTTTAAGCACAGTAACTTCTCCAGTTTTATCAGGCAGCTCAACACTTAT GGGTTTAGAAAGATTGATCCTGAACTATGGGAATTTGCAAATGAGGGTTTTGTGAGAGGTCAGCCACATCTTTTAAAGAATATTCATAGGCGCAAACCTGTTCATAGCCATTCTTTGCAGAATATTCAGGTTCAGGGGTCTTCTCCACTGACAAAATCAGAAAGGCAGAGTTTCAAGGATGAGATACGGAAGCTTAAAGATGAAAAAGATCAAATTCTTCGGGAGTTGGAGAGGCATGAACAGGAGTGGGGAATGTATGAGGTACAACTACAATACTCAAATGATCGATTGGAACAGTTGGAAAAGAAGCAAGAAAATTTGGTTTCTTCTGTTTCTgaagtgctgcagaaacctgGGATTGCCTTAAATCTCTTGCCACTGACAGAAAACGGGGATAGAAAACGTAGGTTGCCAAGAAGTGGTCTCTTCAGTGATGATGATAGCATTGAAGATCATATGGAAACTTCCTCTGTATTACCTGGGGTAAATGCTGAGGGTGCCTCTATTTTCGCACCGAACATGGAGCGATTTGATATACTCGAATCATCCATTATGTTTTGGGAGAATATTGCACATGATGTTCAAAGTCATGTGAACATGGATTTGGATGAAACAACAAGTTGTGCAGATAGTCCAGCTATATCTTCTGTCCAGCTGGAGGTTGAAGTTCAGCCTAAATCACCTGGAATCAACGTGAATTCTGAGTCAGCTGTAGCGGCTGTACCTGATCTTGATGCATCAAAAGAGTCACCAGTGGGAACAGTTCCTGTGGCTACTGGTGTTAATGATATATTCTGGGAACGGTTCTTGACAGAGAATCCTGGTTCTGAGAATCAGGAAGTGCATTCTGAAAGGAAAGATTCTGATGGCAGAAGCAATGCCAAATTTTGGTGGAACATTAGGAATGTAAATAACCCTCCAGAACAGATAGGGCATTCTTAG